The following coding sequences are from one Rutidosis leptorrhynchoides isolate AG116_Rl617_1_P2 chromosome 11, CSIRO_AGI_Rlap_v1, whole genome shotgun sequence window:
- the LOC139875717 gene encoding putative disease resistance RPP13-like protein 1 — translation MAEIVITAAVTVLIEKLLSVDLKKLTRSEEIKSQLQNLKTNWELIEAVLADANEKHITNISVKKWLQELRHLAYDMEDVLDDMATETIRRKLKDESRVKVLKKITNFTSRNLMYGRKIRPKLDVITVKLNDLVNKKNLLGLDVNAKVESRSSYTTTSLVNESKVLGRENDKDALLEMLLGDESRNQDLSVLSIVGMGGMGKTTLAQVLYNNETVKDHFESMAWVCVSDDFDVLAISNEIYHSVTGENKTFANLNLLHEDLKEKLSNKRFLIVLDDAWSEDPKMWETLEQALVGAPGSKVIVTTRNAAVARAMNCAQYHELKDLSDEYALSLLANSALDEPNFDKHQSLISAARLIIKRCKGLPLALKAIGRVLNGKGTNVDEWEKVLDNKIWSSDDKSGILPALKLSYYDLPLHLKQLFAYCCLFPKDYKFNKNELVLLWMAEGFLNQQKGNMLMESVGFEYFEELQERSFFQQLTGKSEYEYTMHDLMHDLAISVAGDFFYFLDAKMDVNGRNEFFEKLKELHKSERLRTFLTVSFRSLYVLDNVLVDLLPQLQFMRVLSLI, via the coding sequence ATGGCTGAAATCGTTATAACTGCTGCAGTCACTGTGCTGATTGAAAAGCTACTCTCCGTTGACTTAAAGAAGTTGACTCGATCTGAAGAAATCAAATCTCAGCTGCAAAATCTGAAGACAAACTGGGAACTTATCGAAGCTGTGCTAGCTGATGCAAATGAGAAGCATATAACAAACATATCTGTCAAGAAGTGGCTACAAGAACTTCGTCATCTGGCTTATGACATGGAAGATGTACTCGATGATATGGCCACCGAAACTATTCGAAGAAAGTTGAAAGATGAATCACGTGTTAAGGTATTGAAAAAGATCACCAATTTCACTTCTCGTAACTTAATGTATGGTCGTAAGATTCGTCCTAAGCTAGATGTGATTACTGTCAAATTGAATGATCTTGTCAATAAGAAAAACCTTCTAGGTCTGGATGTGAATGCGAAAGTTGAAAGTAGATCATCATACACAACCACTTCACTAGTAAATGAGTCCAAAGTTTTAGGTCGGGAAAATGATAAAGATGCATTGCTAGAGATGTTGTTGGGGGATGAGTCACGTAATCAAGATTTGAGCGTCTTGTCCATAGTTGGGATGGGTGGAATGGGCAAAACAACTCTTGCACAAGTTTTGTACAACAACGAAACCGTTAAGGATCACTTTGAAAGCATGGCATGGGTCTGTGTTTCAGATGACTTTGATGTACTCGCTATTAGCAATGAGATCTATCATTCTGTCACCGGAGAGAACAAAACATTTGCTAATCTAAATCTGCTTCATGAAGACCTTAAAGAGAAATTGTCAAATAAAAGGTTCCTCATTGTTCTAGACGACGCCTGGAGCGAAGACCCGAAGATGTGGGAAACTCTTGAACAAGCACTTGTAGGGGCACCTGGTAGTAAAGTTATCGTTACAACCCGGAATGCCGCTGTTGCAAGGGCGATGAATTGCGCTCAATATCACGAGCTGAAGGATTTGTCTGATGAATATGCTCTGTCCTTGTTGGCTAATTCTGCACTAGATGAGCCTAATTTTGACAAGCATCAATCACTAATATCAGCTGCTCGATTGATCATTAAGAGATGTAAGGGTTTGCCTTTGGCATTAAAAGCAATTGGGAGGGTCTTGAATGGAAAAGGAACTAATGTTGATGAATGGGAGAAGGTGTTGGATAATAAGATATGGAGTTCAGATGATAAAAGTGGTATTCTTCCAGCTCTCAAGCTAAGCTACTATGATCTTCCGCTACATCTGAAGCAATTGTTTGCGTATTGCTGTTTATTCCCCAAGGACTACAAATTCAACAAGAACGAGCTAGTGTTATTGTGGATGGCAGAGGGGTTTCTAAACCAACAAAAAGGTAACATGTTAATGGAGAGTGTGGGTTTCGAGTACTTTGAAGAGCTCCAAGAAAGGTCTTTTTTTCAGCAGCTAACGGGTAAATCCGAATACGAATACACCATGCACGACTTGATGCATGACTTGGCAATAAGTGTTGCAGGAGACTTCTTCTATTTTTTGGATGCCAAGATGGATGTAAATGGTAGGAACGAATTTTTTGAGAAGCTCAAGGAACTACACAAATCTGAACGCTTGAGAACATTTTTAACAGTGTCATTTCGTTCACTTTATGTCTTGGACAATGTTCTTGTCGACTTACTTCCCCAATTACAGTTCATGAGGGTGCTAAGCTTAATTTAA
- the LOC139876918 gene encoding disease resistance protein RGA2-like, with translation MNDTPLLKKTPLGMGRLRSLQTLSKVIIERSNGFKVSDLKDMLNLQGELHINGLEKVSNPQQAMDANLDGKKGLVRLKMEWSNVFDDSRNSILEYEVFEMLRPPTKLNLLIIYNYGGMKFPSWFVGTSFDKLTMLIIRDCSKLVDFSIGLMSTLEYLTIYGCINLVSVRENEINVGSSNRKSVLRVVHFSGCCSLESYKCPNTLEKLSIFCCKSLTSVIMSTTSQELPSSLRSLEVDDCENLKSLFHEEQLQSLTCLEEMRITTCENMNDSFPCGLWPPNLRKLKIEELKKPMSEWGMQNYPNSLVHLDLYGKNSGVTSFAMEGDEMNTAASTSFLLPPSLTHLTIWKFKDVESISEVVQHLTHLQQLTIWWCPNIKDVPKSTSSLMVEIYG, from the coding sequence ATGAATGATACTCCATTGTTGAAGAAAACACCCTTAGGGATGGGTAGGTTAAGGAGTCTACAAACTTTGTCAAAGGTTATTATCGAACGATCTAATGGTTTCAAGGTATCAGATCTTAAAGACATGCTGAATCTTCAAGGTGAACTTCACATTAACGGATTGGAAAAAGTATCAAATCCACAACAAGCTATGGATGCCAATTTAGATGGAAAGAAGGGTCTTGTGAgattgaaaatggaatggagtaatGTATTTGATGATTCTCGGAATTCAATTCTAGAATATGAAGTATTTGAAATGCTAAGGCCTCCCACTAAGTTGAACCTACTGATTATTTATAACTATGGGGGAATGAAATTTCCTAGTTGGTTTGTAGGTACCTCATTTGATAAGTTAACAATGCTTATTATAAGAGATTGTTCAAAATTGGTTGATTTTTCAATTGGACTAATGTCGACACTTGAGTATTTGACTATATATGGTTGTATAAACTTGGTATCAGTTAGAGAAAATGAGATTAATGTTGGAAGTAGCAACAGGAAATCCGTCCTTAGAGTAGTTCATTTTTCTGGTTGTTGTTCATTGGAGAGTTACAAGTGCCCTAATACCCTTGAGAAATTGAGTATATTCTGTTGTAAGTCATTGACATCAGTGATAATGTCAACAACATCGCAGGAGCTGCCATCCTCTCTCAGGTCTCTGGAAGTCGATGATTGTGAGAATCTAAAGTCATTATTTCATGAGGAGCAATTGCAAAGTCTCACATGTTTGGAAGAGATGAGGATAACTACGTGCGAAAACATGAATGATTCATTTCCATGTGGATTGTGGCCTCCTAATCTAAGGAAGCTAAAAATAGAAGAGTTAAAGAAGCCGATGTCAGAATGGGGGATGCAGAATTACCCAAACTCACTTGTTCATCTTGACTTATATGGTAAAAATTCAGGAGTGACTTCATTTGCAATGGAAGGAGATGAGATGAATACTGCTGCATCAACATCTTTTCTTCTTCCACCATCTCTAACTCATCTAACAATCTGGAAATTTAAGGATGTGGAATCTATTTCAGAGGTGGTCCAACACCTCACTCACCTTCAACAACTTACAATTTGGTGGTGCCCAAATATTAAGGATGTGCCAAAATCAACTTCATCTTTGATGGTAGAGATCTATGGGTAG